The following proteins are encoded in a genomic region of Leifsonia psychrotolerans:
- a CDS encoding M23 family metallopeptidase, protein MTRHSTALGAPAPALDDLTSGASQPLTRRELRERERRVQESAAAWTVTETAALPQVALIEAETGAAPADTPAAAPDAEAPALVTPALVVSALVAAAQNGPVFLPPVVDAPQELSIATTVSPTTSSIPVAPVPVGATVAPVLDIPSRRSQRTVQRPSSGAPRVDLTRPPAPAWTPSRVLAASAPRRNGRVGILAAKGASVVAMAFVALMAVSTSLPAEALLSSADVRAAVVAPGAPAKQDAQKLNVASGIDTLSVERDGFDSKSVAEVAVASGIRLENSFVNNPNGTIQWPFAVGVHVGDEFGHRDCAGCSANHGGQDFNPGLGAPIQAIADGVVSLAEDGEGSLGVHMMIDHVIDGKTVTSVYAHMVHGSMLFNQGDVVKVGDIIGKTGTTGMSTGPHLHFEIRLGGIDGTKVDPLVWLRENTN, encoded by the coding sequence TTGACACGTCACTCCACTGCGCTGGGCGCTCCGGCGCCCGCCCTGGACGACCTGACCTCTGGCGCATCGCAGCCGCTCACACGTCGTGAGTTGCGTGAGCGCGAGCGGAGGGTGCAGGAATCGGCCGCAGCCTGGACCGTGACCGAGACGGCTGCTCTTCCGCAGGTTGCGTTGATTGAGGCTGAGACTGGTGCTGCACCTGCTGACACTCCTGCTGCGGCCCCTGACGCGGAGGCTCCCGCACTCGTAACTCCTGCACTCGTCGTTTCCGCGCTAGTTGCGGCCGCGCAGAATGGCCCAGTTTTCCTGCCGCCCGTTGTGGACGCGCCGCAGGAATTGAGCATTGCCACGACGGTTTCCCCCACTACTTCGTCGATTCCGGTTGCACCCGTGCCGGTCGGTGCTACTGTCGCGCCCGTGCTGGATATTCCGTCGCGACGCTCACAGCGCACCGTGCAGCGCCCTTCGAGTGGCGCCCCGCGGGTGGACCTGACCCGTCCGCCCGCACCGGCGTGGACGCCGAGCCGCGTTCTTGCGGCATCCGCCCCGCGCCGTAACGGTCGTGTCGGCATTCTGGCCGCCAAGGGCGCCAGCGTCGTGGCCATGGCCTTCGTCGCGCTGATGGCGGTCTCTACCTCACTCCCGGCTGAAGCCCTGCTCTCAAGCGCCGACGTTCGGGCTGCGGTCGTTGCCCCAGGCGCTCCGGCCAAGCAGGATGCGCAAAAACTCAACGTCGCCAGCGGGATTGACACGTTGTCGGTCGAGCGCGACGGCTTCGACTCCAAGTCCGTCGCTGAAGTCGCAGTGGCCAGCGGCATCCGTTTGGAAAACTCGTTCGTGAACAATCCGAACGGCACGATTCAGTGGCCGTTCGCGGTCGGTGTGCACGTGGGCGATGAGTTTGGCCACCGCGATTGTGCCGGATGCTCCGCGAATCATGGCGGACAGGACTTCAACCCCGGTCTGGGCGCTCCCATTCAGGCGATCGCGGACGGCGTTGTGAGCCTGGCCGAAGACGGCGAAGGCAGCCTCGGCGTGCACATGATGATTGACCACGTGATCGACGGCAAGACCGTGACCAGCGTGTATGCGCATATGGTCCACGGTTCGATGCTGTTCAACCAAGGCGATGTTGTGAAGGTCGGCGATATCATCGGCAAGACCGGTACGACCGGCATGTCGACGGGCCCGCACCTGCACTTCGAGATTCGTCTGGGCGGCATCGACGGTACCAAGGTCGACCCGCTCGTCTGGCTGCGCGAAAACACGAACTAG